A stretch of the Corylus avellana chromosome ca6, CavTom2PMs-1.0 genome encodes the following:
- the LOC132184156 gene encoding probable protein phosphatase 2C 55 has protein sequence MPSTSFSKLRTAIQRSLGVQEGRLQDSVDVVIGQGKSLFGSSRLFHSLSSSAPTDLHVLLRPGTVFAARSELVSRRRNISVVGALSRTLSIPSVSGPSFQICAYHIDCVLAEPGNFIVSRKFQNKPMAASGSRAVLSECSLDILTSRHKHLPIPTSSASTYYANRSSESCSKASMSLKNHEQPRDNAIYGYFMYNAAKRWCNSHPFIGSGPRDFHSTSSTCLSAGTAPDVTFDNSAREEQLANSTDSSEQNTLAGKTLKLLSGSCYLPHPDKEETGGEDAHFICVDEQAIGVADGVGGWADLGVDSGMYSRELMSHSVTAIKEEPKGSIDPARVLEKAHSSTKAKGSSTACIIALTGEAQGIHAVNLGDSGFMVVREGCTIFRSPVQQHDFNFTYQLESGSNGDLPSSGQVFTVPVAPGDAIIAGTDGLFDNLYNNEITAVVVHAMRAGLGPQVTAQKIAALARQRAQDKDRQTPFSTAAQDAGFRYYGGKLDDITVVVSYITSSSDV, from the exons ATGCCATCGACTTCCTTTTCGAAACTGAGAACTGCCATCCAGAGGTCGCTTGGAGTGCAAGAAGGTAGGCTCCAGGACTCGGTTGATGTGGTAATTGGGCAAGGGAAATCGTTGTTTGGCAGTTCTAGGTTGTTCCATTCTTTATCATCGTCCGCTCCTACGGACCTGCACGTTTTGTTACGACCTGGAACTGTATTTGCTGCAAGATCGGAGTTGGTTAGCCGAAGGAGGAATATATCTGTTGTTGGAGCACTTTCGCGTACTCTGTCTATTCCATCTGTATCTGGGCCTTCCTTTCAGATCTGTGCGTACCACATTGATTGCGTGCTTGCTGAACCTGGGAACTTTATAGTCAGCCGCAAGTTTCAGAATAAACCTATGGCTGCTTCTGGTTCCAGAGCTGTATTGAGTGAATGTTCGTTAGATATTTTAACTTCAAGGCATAAGCACCTTCCAATACCGACGAGTAGTGCCAGTACCTATTATGCCAACAGAAGTTCCGAGAGTTGCAGCAAAGCTAGCATGAGTTTGAAAAACCATGAGCAACCCCGCGACAATGCGATTTATGGATATTTCATGTATAATGCTGCAAAGAGGTGGTGCAATTCTCACCCATTCATAGGGTCAGGACCAAGAGATTTTCATAGCACATCATCCACATGTTTATCTGCTGGGACTGCTCCTGATGTGACCTTTGATAATTCTGCTCGGGAGGAACAGCTTGCAAATTCTACAGATTCATCTGAACA GAATACCTTGGCAGGCAAAACCCTGAAACTACTTTCAGGTTCATGCTATCTGCCTCATCCCGATAAGGAAGAAACTGGTGGGGAGGATGCACACTTTATTTGTGTTGATGAACAAGCCATAGGGGTGGCAGACGGTGTTGGTGGCTGGGCAGACCTTGGTGTTGATTCTGGAATGTATTCACGGGAACTCATGTCTCATTCAGTAACTGCTATTAAAGAGGAGCCCAAGGGTTCAATTGATCCTGCTAGGGTCTTGGAGAAAGCTCACTCAAGCACAAAAGCCAAAGGTTCCTCAACGGCATGCATCATAGCACTCACAGGCGAG GCCCAGGGCATTCATGCAGTTAACTTAGGGGACAGTGGCTTTATGGTGGTCCGAGAAGGATGCACCATCTTTCGATCCCCTGTGCAGCAGCATGATTTTAACTTCACGTATCAACTGGAAAGTGGAAGTAACGGCGATTTACCTAGCTCTGGTCAG GTTTTTACGGTTCCAGTTGCTCCGGGAGATGCCATAATTGCTGGCACAGATGGACTGTTTGACAACTTATACAACAATGAGATTACTGCAGTCGTGGTTCATGCCATGAGAGCTGGCTTAGGGCCTCAGGTGACAGCTCAGAAGATAGCAGCACTTGCACGTCAACGAGCACAGGATAAAGACCGGCAAACACCTTTTTCCACTGCTGCTCAAGATGCTGGGTTCCGCTATTATGGTGGCAAGCTTGATGACATCACTGTTGTTGTTTCATATATCACGAGTTCTAGCGATGTAtga
- the LOC132184531 gene encoding agamous-like MADS-box protein MADS9, translating to MGRGKIEIKRIENSSNRNVTFTKRKSGILKKAKEISVLCDAKVSLVIFASNGNMVEYCSPSTTLIDILEMYHKRSGKKLWDAKHENLSNEIDRIKKENDSLQIELRHMKGEDITSLNHKELMLLEVALENGLSSIREKQMDCWRMAKKKDNFLEEENKCLNFTLHQQEMAMEAASREMEDDYEQRVRDYNISQIPFAFRVQPIQPNLQERMQW from the exons ATGGGGAGGGGCAAGATTGAGATAAAGAGAATAGAGAACTCAAGCAACAGGAATGTGACCTTCACAAAGAGGAAGAGTGGGATCCTGAAGAAGGCTAAGGAGATCAGCGTTCTCTGTGATGCTAAAGTTTCGCTTGTTATCTTTGCCAGCAATGGAAATATGGTGGAATACTGCAGCCCTTCAACTAC GCTGATTGACATCTTGGAGATGTACCACAAGCGGTCTGGGAAGAAGTTGTGGGATGCCAAGCATGAG AACCTCAGCAACgaaattgatagaatcaagaaaGAGAATGACAGCCTGCAGATTGAACTCAG GCACATGAAGGGGGAGGATATCACATCTTTGAACCATAAAGAGCTCATGCTCCTTGAGGTTGCCCTTGAAAATGGCCTCAGCAGTATCCGCGAGAAGCAG ATGGACTGCTGGAGGATGGCTAAGAAAAAA GACAATTTCTTGGAGGAGGAGAATAAGTGCCTTAATTTCACTCTG CATCAGCAGGAGATGGCCATGGAAGCAGCAAGCAGAGAAATGGAAGATGATTATGAGCAGAGGGTGAGGGActataatatttctcaaattccTTTTGCTTTCCGTGTGCAGCCTATTCAGCCAAATCTACAAGAGAGGATGCAATGGTAG